The following are from one region of the Mycetohabitans rhizoxinica HKI 454 genome:
- a CDS encoding 4a-hydroxytetrahydrobiopterin dehydratase: MIQKLSTDERAKLGSTLPAWQPVSGRDAIRRQLQFADFNAAFGFMTRVAIKAQEMNHHPEWSNVYNRVEITLATHEAGGITPRDIELARFIDSIADASCC; encoded by the coding sequence ATGATCCAGAAACTCAGCACCGACGAGCGCGCAAAGCTCGGCTCGACATTGCCCGCGTGGCAGCCGGTCAGCGGCCGCGACGCGATTCGGCGCCAGTTGCAGTTCGCCGACTTCAACGCGGCGTTCGGCTTCATGACCCGTGTGGCGATTAAGGCACAGGAAATGAACCATCACCCGGAATGGTCCAATGTCTACAATCGGGTCGAAATTACGCTGGCCACGCATGAAGCAGGCGGCATCACCCCACGCGACATCGAACTGGCCAGGTTCATCGATTCAATCGCCGACGCGTCATGCTGTTGA
- a CDS encoding sensor histidine kinase, whose translation MLALMSGLIAYWLAWEYTERVVDRSMVDLASAIGRQVELSGPDAPRTVPPLTHAMFSDPAQQLIYRVSRGNQLIAGDPALPLHGTRVRHMRYAYVFDARYGDSLVRVAQVRVEQVNGDAIIIEVGQHVTHGYQIAAEFLVAIMMPLLILLFAGWAIVWRVVNQQLNPLTDLADSLNRQTHRSLEPVDETHVPLEIRPLTRALNALLDRLKAALDAQRKFIADAAHQLRTPLTAVKLHAEQASVAKDNTTLRLALHELRTSADRAVRLSNQLLSLARAEPEEQNARFVDIDLTELAFDTGAEWVPRALAAQLDLGFHSDPPPDGKPLIVRGNPVLLREVIGNLIDNALKYVPPTRPSGGGTVTVTVTVGRVDALCHDAGLADDRASAAVEPTDLRGWAEVVVEDNGPGVPKALHADLFKRFFRGDAQTGSEGPTGAGLGLAIVRDIIALHGGSVHYEDAPDGGARFIVRLPLPSSHKPGHDNALLEPAH comes from the coding sequence ATGCTGGCGTTGATGAGCGGACTCATCGCGTACTGGCTCGCGTGGGAATACACCGAGCGGGTCGTTGACCGCTCGATGGTCGATCTGGCCAGCGCCATTGGACGGCAGGTCGAGCTGTCCGGACCGGACGCGCCGCGGACCGTGCCACCGCTCACGCATGCGATGTTTTCCGATCCGGCACAGCAGTTGATCTACCGTGTGAGCCGCGGCAACCAGCTGATCGCCGGCGACCCGGCATTGCCGCTGCACGGCACGCGGGTGCGCCACATGCGCTACGCGTACGTGTTCGATGCCCGCTATGGCGACAGCCTGGTGCGGGTGGCCCAAGTCCGGGTCGAACAGGTGAACGGCGATGCAATCATCATCGAGGTGGGCCAGCACGTCACACACGGCTACCAGATCGCCGCTGAATTCCTTGTCGCGATCATGATGCCGCTGCTGATTTTGCTATTCGCCGGCTGGGCAATCGTATGGCGCGTGGTCAACCAGCAGTTGAATCCGCTCACTGACCTGGCTGACTCGCTGAACCGCCAGACGCACCGATCGCTGGAGCCCGTAGACGAAACGCATGTGCCACTGGAAATCCGCCCGTTGACCCGTGCACTGAACGCACTACTCGATCGGTTGAAGGCGGCACTGGACGCACAGCGCAAGTTCATTGCCGATGCCGCGCACCAACTGCGCACGCCGTTGACCGCAGTCAAGCTGCATGCCGAACAGGCCAGCGTGGCCAAGGACAACACGACGTTGCGGCTTGCGCTACACGAGCTGCGCACCTCAGCGGACCGCGCAGTGCGCCTATCTAACCAATTGTTGTCGTTGGCCCGTGCGGAACCGGAGGAGCAAAACGCGCGATTCGTCGACATCGACCTGACCGAGCTTGCGTTCGACACTGGCGCGGAATGGGTGCCCCGGGCGCTGGCCGCGCAGCTGGATCTAGGCTTTCACTCCGATCCGCCACCGGATGGCAAACCGCTGATCGTGCGAGGCAATCCGGTGCTGCTACGCGAAGTCATCGGCAACTTAATTGATAACGCGCTTAAATATGTCCCACCGACGCGGCCCAGCGGCGGCGGCACCGTCACGGTCACGGTCACGGTCGGCCGTGTCGATGCCCTGTGCCACGATGCCGGATTGGCTGACGATCGCGCGAGCGCGGCCGTCGAACCCACCGACCTGCGCGGCTGGGCGGAAGTGGTTGTCGAGGATAACGGCCCCGGTGTGCCGAAGGCGCTGCATGCCGACCTGTTCAAGCGCTTTTTCCGCGGCGACGCACAGACCGGCAGCGAAGGGCCGACGGGCGCGGGCCTTGGGCTGGCCATCGTACGAGACATCATCGCGCTGCACGGTGGCTCGGTGCACTATGAAGATGCGCCAGACGGCGGAGCGCGATTCATCGTGCGCCTGCCGCTGCCTTCGTCGCACAAGCCTGGACACGATAACGCGCTGCTAGAGCCAGCCCACTGA
- a CDS encoding response regulator transcription factor has protein sequence MRLLLIEDDRPIARGIQSSLEQAGFTVDMVHDGIFAEQALTQNRHELVILDLGLPGIDGMTLLARFRQANRHTPVIVLTARDELNDRVQGLNSGADDYMIKPFEPAELEARIRAIMRRSGSHGDMPRPEVSLGGLRLSGVDRRIFNDDKPLELSPREFAVLEMLLLRHGRVVSKAQLQDHLTHFGGDLGDTAIEVYVHRVRKKLEHCRVEIVTVRGFGYLLQEIRQNS, from the coding sequence ATGCGACTTCTCCTGATCGAAGATGACCGCCCCATCGCACGGGGTATCCAGAGTAGCCTAGAGCAGGCGGGCTTCACGGTGGACATGGTCCACGACGGCATTTTTGCGGAACAGGCCTTGACGCAGAACCGGCATGAACTCGTGATCCTCGACCTCGGTTTGCCGGGCATCGACGGCATGACGTTGCTGGCGCGATTCAGGCAGGCGAATCGCCATACGCCGGTCATCGTGCTGACTGCCCGCGACGAATTGAACGATCGCGTGCAGGGCTTGAACAGCGGCGCCGACGACTACATGATCAAACCGTTCGAGCCGGCCGAACTCGAGGCCCGGATCCGTGCAATTATGCGCCGCAGCGGATCGCATGGCGACATGCCGCGCCCGGAAGTGAGCCTTGGCGGACTGCGGCTATCCGGCGTCGATCGGCGCATCTTCAACGATGACAAGCCGCTCGAGTTGTCGCCGCGCGAGTTCGCGGTACTCGAGATGCTGCTGTTGCGTCACGGGCGCGTGGTCAGCAAGGCGCAGTTGCAGGATCATCTGACGCACTTCGGCGGTGACCTCGGCGACACGGCGATCGAGGTCTATGTGCACCGCGTACGCAAGAAGCTCGAGCATTGCCGCGTTGAAATCGTGACCGTGCGCGGCTTCGGCTACCTGCTTCAGGAAATCCGCCAAAACTCGTGA
- a CDS encoding class IV adenylate cyclase — MARNIEIKARVPNIDALRERAAALASGDAPLVYRQQDHFYDVPRGRLKLRQFEDGTPAELIFYQRDDRDGPKVSFYQRCPVANPHATHALLAAALGTRGIVTKERTVYLAGRTRIHLDRVDGLGDFVELEVVLAQDDEEAIGEAEALDIFSKLGVSDTDLVPHAYVDLLQEQVTT, encoded by the coding sequence ATGGCACGCAACATCGAGATCAAGGCCCGGGTTCCGAACATCGACGCGCTGCGCGAGCGCGCGGCGGCGCTCGCTAGCGGCGACGCCCCCCTGGTGTACCGCCAGCAGGATCACTTCTACGATGTGCCGCGTGGCAGACTGAAACTACGGCAGTTCGAGGATGGCACGCCAGCCGAGTTAATCTTCTACCAGCGCGATGACCGCGATGGCCCAAAGGTGTCGTTCTACCAGCGCTGTCCGGTCGCGAATCCGCACGCCACGCATGCGCTACTGGCTGCGGCACTGGGCACGCGCGGCATCGTCACGAAGGAGCGCACCGTCTACCTGGCCGGCCGCACCCGGATCCACCTGGATCGCGTCGACGGCCTGGGTGATTTTGTCGAGCTTGAAGTCGTGCTCGCGCAGGATGACGAGGAAGCGATCGGTGAGGCGGAAGCACTCGATATCTTCAGCAAGCTGGGTGTCTCCGACACAGACCTCGTGCCGCATGCCTATGTTGATCTACTGCAGGAACAAGTGACGACATGA
- a CDS encoding DUF3717 domain-containing protein: MSNISIHELEAAINYWRARSPSTGDELRLGNEASALSKPYALLIVTRQHAIPEDALEPAARDAWQAYIRLNGR; this comes from the coding sequence ATGTCCAATATCTCGATTCACGAACTAGAAGCTGCAATCAACTACTGGCGTGCTCGCTCGCCGTCCACCGGCGATGAATTGCGCCTGGGCAACGAGGCGAGCGCGCTATCGAAACCTTATGCGCTTTTGATTGTAACGCGTCAGCACGCCATTCCGGAGGACGCGCTAGAGCCCGCGGCACGCGATGCGTGGCAGGCTTACATACGGCTGAACGGGCGCTAA
- a CDS encoding SET domain-containing protein yields the protein MSSRRIAVRRSGVHGKGVFATSKIAPGEQLIEYKGERISWKEALRRHPHDPEQPNHTFYFALDDGTVIDGKVDGNSARWINHSCAPNCEAQEIDGRVFIHAIRTIEPDEELFYDYGLVIDARLTKKLKKEYECRCGAKKCRGTMLASSSPVPGSGKKPRAASGDAKPRNGSRQRGDSASAKKKR from the coding sequence ATGAGTTCACGCAGGATCGCCGTGCGCCGCTCTGGAGTACATGGCAAAGGCGTGTTCGCGACCAGCAAGATTGCGCCGGGCGAGCAGCTGATCGAATATAAAGGAGAGCGCATTTCCTGGAAGGAAGCGCTGCGTCGTCATCCGCACGATCCTGAGCAGCCAAACCACACATTTTATTTCGCGTTGGATGACGGCACAGTGATCGATGGCAAGGTCGACGGCAACAGTGCGCGCTGGATCAATCATTCGTGTGCGCCGAACTGCGAAGCGCAGGAGATCGACGGGCGCGTATTCATCCATGCAATCCGCACGATCGAGCCGGATGAGGAGTTGTTCTACGACTATGGGCTGGTCATCGACGCGCGGCTGACAAAGAAGCTGAAAAAGGAATATGAGTGCCGGTGCGGCGCAAAGAAGTGCCGTGGCACGATGCTCGCATCCTCATCGCCGGTGCCCGGCAGCGGTAAGAAGCCGCGTGCCGCCAGCGGCGACGCGAAGCCGCGTAACGGCAGTCGCCAGCGCGGCGATTCGGCCTCGGCGAAGAAAAAGCGCTGA
- a CDS encoding helix-turn-helix domain-containing protein yields the protein MFSSEDKISEESLAIAMRIHDLLNRHGVGKRQHAAEIQRILGLSYSQAHRKMKGANPWTIAQVKAVAQAYGESAAMLLDGLDSSEPVSAIAAKMQEAVFYIGDATYRCLADIGERAHDVSGLEFVALKDGNRWKVFPVEAAPGGDYFVVEQILIRARSAPEVSPVIAILDDDPLLTAEMCSYFHSHGYVAQPYNTEATFRAALRENVFDGFIVDWLLESGTAEQTIQSIRQSRYGDAPILLLTGKLVTGEANEDDVARVIQQYDVKPFEKPARLNWVAVELARRLKAGAPG from the coding sequence ATGTTTTCAAGCGAAGACAAGATTTCAGAAGAGTCGCTGGCGATTGCCATGCGAATTCATGATTTGCTGAACCGGCATGGTGTTGGCAAACGTCAGCATGCGGCGGAGATTCAGCGCATTCTCGGGCTGAGCTATTCGCAAGCGCACCGGAAAATGAAGGGGGCCAATCCGTGGACCATTGCGCAGGTCAAGGCGGTGGCGCAAGCGTATGGCGAGTCTGCGGCGATGCTGCTCGATGGCCTCGACTCAAGCGAGCCGGTTAGCGCAATAGCCGCGAAGATGCAAGAAGCGGTGTTTTATATTGGCGATGCTACCTATCGTTGCCTAGCCGATATTGGAGAGCGGGCGCATGATGTGTCGGGGTTGGAGTTTGTTGCGCTCAAGGACGGCAATCGATGGAAGGTGTTTCCGGTTGAGGCGGCGCCGGGGGGCGACTATTTCGTGGTCGAGCAGATTCTGATACGCGCTCGAAGCGCGCCTGAGGTGAGCCCGGTCATAGCGATACTCGATGACGATCCGCTCTTGACTGCCGAGATGTGCTCGTATTTTCATTCCCATGGCTATGTTGCCCAGCCGTACAACACGGAGGCGACGTTTCGCGCGGCGCTTCGCGAGAACGTGTTCGACGGATTCATTGTTGACTGGCTACTGGAGAGTGGCACGGCCGAACAGACCATCCAGTCGATCCGGCAGTCGCGCTACGGCGACGCGCCCATTTTGCTGCTGACCGGCAAGCTCGTGACGGGCGAGGCGAACGAGGATGACGTGGCGCGGGTGATCCAGCAATACGATGTGAAACCCTTTGAGAAGCCCGCGCGGCTGAACTGGGTGGCGGTGGAGCTGGCGCGGCGGCTTAAGGCAGGGGCGCCTGGCTAG